A window from Synechococcales cyanobacterium T60_A2020_003 encodes these proteins:
- a CDS encoding NAD-binding protein: MFYGDASRLDLLYAAGAGQAKLLVLAIDDHEKIEQIVNLAHKHFPHLRLLVRAGDRRHAYSVIRQGIDVITRATFSSALDMGVEALKLLGVRSYRAVRAAQMFKAHDEEALQEQAMLVGNEKALPARSRQLSEDLEQLL; the protein is encoded by the coding sequence GTGTTCTATGGGGATGCATCTCGATTAGATTTGCTCTACGCCGCAGGGGCAGGTCAAGCCAAGTTGCTTGTTCTGGCGATCGACGATCATGAAAAGATTGAACAGATCGTGAATCTGGCACATAAACACTTTCCCCATCTTCGCCTTTTGGTACGGGCGGGCGATCGCCGTCATGCCTATTCTGTGATTCGTCAAGGGATAGATGTGATCACGCGGGCAACGTTTAGTTCGGCCTTAGATATGGGCGTTGAAGCGTTGAAACTGTTGGGTGTGCGTTCTTATCGGGCCGTACGAGCGGCACAGATGTTCAAGGCACACGATGAAGAGGCATTGCAGGAACAGGCGATGCTGGTTGGTAATGAGAAAGCTCTACCGGCGCGATCGCGCCAACTCTCGGAAGATCTGGAACAACTGCTTTAG